One genomic window of Halobellus limi includes the following:
- a CDS encoding MATE family efflux transporter, with protein MSGGPGSRRAVNLTDGALLKPLLVLSVPIVLTNMLQVAYNLADTFWVGRLGQEAVSAISFSWAIVFLVITLAAGFTVAGTVLVAQNKGAGNHDRINAVAGQTIAFVIGLSVVFSILGYALAPGLLRLIGATPGTVVFELSVTYTRTMFLGIPFVFGFFIFQSLLQGWGDTRTPLYLMLLGVVLNVVIDPFLILGFQDNLLFDVAGLSALQADLYASTGFDGFGVQGAAIATIASRGVGAVIAFGLLLSGRVGIHLAPRDFLPTRETVEKIFRIGAPASVEMSTQSLGVTVITALVALAGAESVAAYGIGTRVTSLVVLPALGLARGTETVVGQNLGAKQPERAKRAVLASAGIVAAVLVGVSAVIYLNATAIVGVFITGTDAAAVVAIGAEYLRIVGATYVFLGVFYVIQGAYRGSGSTRLAMLFGILGLILLRIPPAYALLTWFDLGATGIWYGIAAANVLIVVLSGAYFLRGTWTDGVVDRDRPGPETITGDD; from the coding sequence ATGAGCGGCGGCCCCGGTTCGAGGCGCGCGGTGAACCTCACGGACGGCGCGCTGCTGAAACCGCTCCTCGTCCTCTCGGTGCCGATCGTCCTCACGAACATGTTGCAGGTGGCGTACAACCTGGCGGACACGTTCTGGGTCGGCCGACTCGGACAGGAGGCCGTCAGCGCCATCTCCTTCTCGTGGGCGATCGTCTTTCTCGTCATCACGCTGGCGGCCGGGTTCACGGTCGCCGGCACGGTGCTCGTCGCCCAGAACAAGGGCGCCGGGAACCACGACCGGATCAACGCCGTCGCCGGCCAAACCATCGCGTTCGTGATCGGCCTCTCCGTCGTCTTCTCGATCCTCGGCTACGCGCTGGCTCCGGGGCTCCTCCGACTGATCGGCGCGACTCCGGGCACGGTCGTCTTCGAACTCTCGGTGACCTACACCCGGACGATGTTCCTCGGGATCCCGTTCGTCTTCGGATTCTTCATCTTTCAGTCGTTGCTCCAAGGCTGGGGCGACACGAGGACGCCGCTGTATCTAATGCTCCTCGGAGTCGTGTTGAACGTCGTCATCGACCCGTTCCTCATCCTGGGGTTTCAGGACAACCTCCTGTTCGACGTCGCGGGCCTCTCGGCGCTTCAGGCCGATCTCTACGCGTCGACGGGGTTCGACGGATTCGGCGTACAGGGCGCGGCGATCGCGACCATCGCTTCTCGGGGGGTCGGTGCGGTAATCGCGTTCGGCCTCCTCCTCTCCGGTCGGGTCGGCATCCACCTCGCGCCGCGGGACTTCCTGCCGACGCGGGAGACGGTCGAGAAGATATTCCGCATCGGCGCGCCGGCCAGCGTCGAGATGAGCACCCAGTCGCTGGGCGTGACGGTCATCACGGCCCTGGTCGCGCTCGCGGGCGCGGAGTCGGTGGCCGCGTACGGAATCGGAACGCGCGTCACCTCGCTGGTCGTCCTTCCGGCACTCGGGCTCGCCCGCGGGACCGAGACGGTCGTCGGGCAGAACCTCGGCGCCAAACAGCCCGAGCGGGCGAAACGTGCCGTCCTGGCGAGCGCGGGAATCGTCGCCGCCGTCCTCGTCGGCGTCTCTGCCGTCATCTATCTCAACGCGACCGCCATCGTCGGCGTTTTCATCACCGGGACGGACGCGGCCGCCGTCGTCGCGATCGGGGCGGAGTACCTCCGAATCGTCGGTGCGACCTACGTCTTCCTCGGCGTGTTCTACGTCATCCAGGGAGCGTATCGCGGGAGCGGAAGCACCAGACTGGCGATGCTCTTCGGAATCTTGGGGCTCATTCTGCTCCGCATCCCGCCCGCGTACGCACTCCTGACGTGGTTCGACCTGGGTGCGACGGGGATCTGGTACGGGATCGCCGCGGCGAACGTGCTGATCGTGGTGCTCTCGGGAGCGTACTTCCTGCGCGGAACGTGGACGGACGGGGTCGTCGACCGGGACCGTCCGGGGCCCGAGACGAT
- a CDS encoding putative sulfate/molybdate transporter, with protein MTTLAGHARHWDIELSRSEFTGALGDSVTVLPIVVAVAALTELSLGRLLLGFAAFQVIWGVHYGLPISVEPMKALAALVIAGSLTTGELVVAGLLAGVVLLLVGTTGALARIERHVGQPVIRGVQLAVGLVLLETGIQLSLDGVGYALLALAAVAVSVAVGRPRTSTLLVIGLGVAVGVTQTGLPDPRLPAIGVTLPTVADASSASLGATVGQLAMTVGNAAVATSLLLSDYFDADVSADELATSMGAMNLLAVPLGAMPMCHGSGGVAGKYAFGARTAGANLILGILYALAAVLAVGVVAAFPLAMLGVVLAVIAVELGRAGLDTDDLPLTVGIGVLGVLTNVGVAFVVGVAVQRVRLWLGSEPDRTAR; from the coding sequence ATGACCACCCTCGCCGGTCACGCGCGACACTGGGACATCGAACTGTCCCGAAGTGAGTTCACCGGCGCGTTAGGGGATTCGGTTACTGTCCTGCCCATCGTCGTGGCCGTCGCCGCGCTCACGGAGCTGTCGCTCGGGCGGCTGCTCTTGGGGTTCGCGGCGTTCCAGGTGATCTGGGGGGTCCACTACGGACTGCCGATCTCGGTGGAGCCGATGAAGGCGCTCGCCGCGCTGGTCATCGCCGGCTCGCTGACGACCGGCGAACTCGTCGTCGCGGGACTCCTCGCCGGCGTCGTGCTGTTGCTCGTCGGTACCACCGGCGCACTGGCCCGGATCGAACGCCACGTCGGGCAGCCGGTGATCCGCGGCGTCCAGCTCGCGGTCGGGCTCGTGCTGCTGGAGACGGGGATCCAGTTGAGTCTCGACGGCGTCGGCTACGCGCTTCTCGCGCTCGCCGCGGTCGCCGTCAGCGTCGCCGTCGGTCGTCCCCGTACGAGCACGCTCCTCGTCATCGGTCTCGGCGTCGCCGTCGGAGTCACACAGACGGGGCTCCCCGACCCGCGACTCCCCGCGATCGGCGTGACGCTTCCGACGGTGGCGGACGCGTCGTCGGCGTCTCTCGGGGCGACGGTCGGACAGTTAGCGATGACCGTCGGCAACGCGGCGGTCGCGACCTCGCTGCTCCTCTCGGACTACTTCGACGCCGACGTCTCCGCGGACGAACTCGCCACCAGTATGGGCGCGATGAACCTCCTCGCCGTCCCGCTGGGGGCGATGCCGATGTGCCACGGGAGCGGCGGCGTCGCCGGCAAGTACGCCTTCGGTGCGCGAACGGCGGGCGCGAACCTGATTCTCGGTATCCTCTACGCGCTGGCGGCGGTCCTGGCGGTCGGCGTCGTGGCCGCGTTCCCGCTCGCGATGCTCGGCGTCGTACTCGCTGTCATCGCCGTCGAACTCGGACGTGCCGGTCTCGACACCGACGACCTCCCGCTGACTGTCGGTATCGGGGTTCTCGGCGTCCTGACGAACGTCGGCGTCGCGTTCGTCGTCGGCGTCGCCGTCCAGCGCGTCCGCCTGTGGCTCGGATCGGAACCCGATCGGACGGCCCGATAG